From Oncorhynchus kisutch isolate 150728-3 unplaced genomic scaffold, Okis_V2 scaffold3693, whole genome shotgun sequence, one genomic window encodes:
- the LOC109885959 gene encoding forkhead box protein I2-A, producing MLLMIEEDTRIRTQIERIMNAFGQQPSNAQTSPIQHHSAQELLDMAVYCDNFGSMYQHQQNIHHGHHPQRPPAHPPSYGLGEYTSPTTNPYLWLNGPSIDSSPYLTGLNGASYIQSGYGANQRQFLPPPTGFGGADLGWLSISSQQELFKMVRPPYSYSALIAMAIQGAGDKRLTLSHIYQYVAENFPFYKKSKAGWQNSIRHNLSLNDCFKKVARDDDDPGKGNYWTLDPNCEKMFDNGNFRRKRKRRADLNGGDTNNTVIPVKSEDTAALKLSDTASIMSSSPLQNSPGSSEPKSSPSPSVEHSPCYNNFVSTMNTMLAGSNNGSTREGGRGDFGSGGHVMGELSPHQTRENMSGLGSYSPSQITPLNSDTTHLSTANRMNYYTSAQNNHSGGLGLTNSLPNHFSVNHLIYSREGTEV from the exons ATGTTGTTGATGATAGAAGAAGATACCAGGATTCGTACTCAAATAGAACGGATTATGAACGCTTTTGGACAGCAGCCATCCAACGCGCAGACAAGCCCCATTCAGCACCACAGCGCACAGGAGCTCCTGGATATGGCCGTGTACTGCGATAACTTCGGCAGCATGTACCAGCACCAGCAAAACATCCATCATGGTCACCACCCGCAGAGGCCGCCGGCGCATCCTCCAAGCTACGGCCTCGGTGAGTACACCTCGCCGACCACCAACCCGTACCTGTGGCTAAACGGACCGAGCATCGACTCGTCTCCATACCTGACGGGATTGAATGGAGCATCGTACATACAGTCTGGATACGGAGCGAACCAGCGGCAGTTCCTGCCCCCTCCTACGGGGTTTGGTGGAGCTGACCTCGGATGGCTGTCGATCTCCAGCCAGCAGGAACTCTTCAAGATGGTTCGACCTCCTTACTCTTACTCAGCGCTCATAGCCATGGCTATCCAGGGCGCCGGGGACAAGAGGTTGACGCTGAGTCACATCTATCAGTATGTGGCAGAGAATTTTCCGTTTTATAAGAAGAGCAAAGCTGGGTGGCAGAACTCAATCAGACACAACCTGTCACTGAATGACTGTTTTAAGAAGGTTGCCCGGGATGACGATGATCCTG GAAAGGGGAATTACTGGACATTGGACCCAAACTGTGAGAAAATGTTCGATAACGGCAACTTccgaagaaagagaaagagacgagCTGACTTGAACGGAGGAGACACCAACAACACTGTTATTCCGGTGAAATCAGAAGACACTGCCGCCCTGAAGCTCTCCGACACGGCCAGCATCATGAGTTCATCCCCTCTCCAGAACTCCCCTGGTTCCTCCGAGCCCAAATCATCCCCGTCACCGTCTGTGgaacacagtccctgttacaacAACTTTGTCTCCACTATGAACACGATGCTGGCGGGGAGTAACAACGGCTCTACCcgggaggggggcaggggggaCTTTGGTTCAGGAGGACATGTTATGGGGGAATTGTCGCCTCATCAGACCCGAGAGAACATGTCCGGACTTGGTTCATACTCGCCCTCTCAAATCACGCCATTGAACAGTGATACCACTCACCTCTCCACAGCTAATAGAATGAACTACTACACATCAGCACAGAACAATCACAGTGGAGGCCTGGGCCTCACCAACTCTCTCCCAAACCACTTCAGTGTTAATCATTTGATATACAGCCGCGAAGGAACCGAGGTGTaa